In Danio aesculapii chromosome 8, fDanAes4.1, whole genome shotgun sequence, the genomic stretch ataaacacaacaaaagagGACAAAGGCATCCTCGCGCTCTACAACACTGAGCCGAGGACCGTGTTCATTCCTGCCATGCCTTCTGATGTGTGCAAAACAGTGTTTCCCGCACCCGCATGCGGATCACTCACACACTGCCTTTATTTTGGGTACAACGCTCTCACAACTGCCATCTAGCAGAGCTGCGGCGAGTCTCCAACAGCAGAGCTTCAGGACACATCCAGCTGTATATCTGAGCGCTGTGGTCTCGTGTGCTGTGAGTTTTGGCCATTTTGAACAGGCTGAAATGAAGCCCTAAAGCTGCAGCACAGGCAGGAGCCCCCTGATTCTGGGACAGCGTCAGCATTCAGTGCAGTACATGAATATCCTCCCCCACCCCATCAGCCTATTGTGCTTTATTCTTTACATATGCTAAACCGCTGGACTCCACAGTCCTGTCCATCCACACACAGCTCCACTACGTGtgtatgagcatgtgtgtgtgtgtgtgtgtgtttctcagatgTTGCTGTGCGACTCCATCTTGTCCTCCATCCTGCTGCATGAACGGTGAGTGCATCCATGCGCTCCAGATCACAAACCAGCAGCTCTTAAAGGGCCAGTGCATGAGCCAAACTTTCCTGATGTGCCTTCTTCACTGTTGAACAGATGAGTGGAGCCggtcacacaaacacattcattaatCCGTTATCTACTCCCCACGGTGGTGTTCTAAATGTATGATGCACCTCTTTCTGGACAAATGAAAGGCGAAACAAAACAGTTCTGCTGGCTCTTGTCTACAGGATAAGGAGTTTCCTCCATCTTCAGAGAGGCTTTCAGAGTCTTAGGACAGTCCACATCACTCCTGCTGAGTCTGTCCAGCGGTCTGATGGCTGTACACCAGCATGACCCCTTGACCCCTTAGTCCTCACTCTGACCCCTCAGACCCCTCATACCACTAaactgagacacacacacctgtacacctctacaactgagacacacacacacctgtacacctcTACAACTGAGACGCACACACCTGTACACCTCTACaactgagacacacacacctgtacacctcTACAACTGAGACACACATACCTGTACACCTCTACAACTGAGgaacacacacctgtacacctctacaactgagacacacacacctgtacacctcTACAACTGAGgaacacacacctgtacacctctacaactgagacacacacacctgtacacctttacaactgagacacacacacctgtacgCCTCTACaactgagacacacacacctgtacgCCTCTACaactgagacacacacacctgtacgCCTCTACaactgagacacacacacctgtacgCCTCTACaactgagacacacacacctgtacgCCTCTACaactgagacacacacacctgtacgCCTCTACaactgagacacacacacctgtacacctctacaactgagacacacacacctgtacacctctacaactgagacacacacacctgtacacctctacaactgagacacacacacctgtacgCCTCTACAACTGAGgaacacacacctgtacacctctacacctgaggaacacacacctgtacacctcTACAACTGAGGAACACACACCTGTACGCCTCTACaactgagacacacacacctgtacgCCTCTACaactgagacacacacacctgtacgCCTCTACaactgagacacacacacctgtacacctcTACAACTGAGacacacacctgtacacctctacaactgagacacacacacctgtacacctcTACAACTGAGgaacacacacctgtacacctctacaactgagacacacacacctgtacacctcTACAACTGAGgaacacacacctgtacacctcTACAACTGAGgaacacacacctgtacacctctacacctgaggaacacacacctgtacacctctacacctgaggaacacacacctgtacacctctacacctgaggaacacacacctgtacacctctacacctgaggaacacacacctgtacacctctacacctgaggaacacacacctgtacacctctacacctgaggaacacacacctgtacacctctacacctgaggaacacacacctgtacacctctacacctgagacacacacacctgtacatcTCTACACCTGAGgaacacacacctgtacacctgTACACCTGTACACGTCTGCTTGTTCTCAGAGGGTGCATATCTCTGACTGCCTATACCTGCACAATAACCCCCGGAGCCCGATCACACACCTCATGTTCTCATCATTTCTGTTCCTCTGTCTATTAAGAGTTTCAGCCTCTGCAGTCCCCTTAACCCCTCACTAGTGTGTAGACTGAGGTGGAGCACATGCGTTGAGGAGGAGTTGTCTGATTGCCAGATTATCAAGCTACAGCTGGAACAgcacttattatttattattattcaacaaTACAAATATCAGTAAAAGGAGTTCCAGGATTGTGTGACGTTCAAGTTCCTTTATTTGACCACTGTTGAAAAGAGCTACTGCACACGTGTGTGTTTTCACTAACCGATTTCCTGCCTGcttacgccaacacggggagaacatgcaaactccacacagaaacgccaactgacccagctgaggctcgaaccagcgacctgagtgctgtgaggcgacagctctacctactgcgccatcgcgtcacctattatattattattttttttattattattattaatattattatattattatattgttattatattataattatactattattagataattattatactatattattattattttattacaattattattattatattattatcattgttattattattattattattgttattattattttattattattatatttattatgacatcatcaccatcttcatcatcatcttcttcttctagAACAGGGATGGGCAATCTCAGTCGTGGAGAGCCAGTGTCCtccaaagtttagctccaacccagaTCAAACACACTGATTATaatgttcaggtgtgtgtgtgtgtgtgtgtgtgtgtgtgtgtgtgtgtgtgtgtgtgtgtgtgtgtgtgtgtgtgtgtgtttgtgtgtgtgtccccggctctccaggactgagttcTTCCACCCCCCCGCTCTAGACTATGGTCGGTGGTGTCTGTACACCTGCAGCTGCTGCCTCCTGCTGGTGAACACCTGTACTTGGTCTGCTGTAAGTGTGTGTTGGTCGAATATTCCTGCCCTGTGTTCAGGCTCAGAGTGTGTTCATGAGCTGTCGAGAGGTCTGAACTGCTCATTACTGCTCACCTTCTGCTCATCTTCTACTCAAATGTAAACGCAGGGACTTCTGCTGTGTGTAGTGTGGATCTGCTGAGATCGTGATAATATgagcagacaaacacacacacacacacacacacacacacacacacacgcacacacacacacacacacacacacacacacacacacacacacacacacacacacacacacacacacgcacacacacacgcacacacacacacacacacacacacacacacacacacacacacgcacacacagacacacacacacacacacacacacagtactggGCTCTTTACAGTGTGTTTGTTCTATTTGCCCACTGTGTGCAAATCAGCCAAACGGCCGATCCGAAGCTTCACCAATGCAAATCCAGCCAGGAGAGAGGCAGACTCCAGCAGCCTCTATTGAACTCTGTCAGTGTAGATTAATtactgaattaatgaatatttcatgtatttgtacaGCTTTAGACTGTACAGTGGAATATGAGCTCATGCCACACCATGATAGCTTGTTAAATGTGCATATATctgattgtttattaattaaatataatgtttacactgacacTTTTGTTCtgatataatgaaaataaaaaacaaatgactgaataaaaGCTTTCCTGAACCGTTTCAGCTTCAGTGATGTGAATTATCTAGTCGTGTTGGAGAAGATGTGAACAGTTTGAGCTCCAGCAGAAGCGGCGGTGGAGAACTGCAGACTGCTAATGCAGAAACTCTGACAAACACAGACAAAGAGCAGATTCAAAcaccaacagccaatcagagaggaCTTACAGATCAGCGCTGTCCACCAATCACAGGACACAGCAAGAAACAGGCCACCAATCAGTGCAGCAGGAATCAAGAAGTGGCCGGTTCATTATTCCTTTACTAGTGTGGACTGGAGCGACTGTCTGAAGAACTACAGAAGAGTTTAAATGAAGGACTGATGAACACCGAGAGACAGAGACGCTTCCCAAAGAGAACAACTGCAGTCATTTACAGTGAATGCTGGACCATACTACAGTAAAGCACCTGAATTAGCAGAGTTATACAGTCTACAGTCTGCTGGGTTAcagctatagtaacacaacaccTACAGTAACGGATCAGCTGTGGTGattcaacagttgctatggtaacacaacaactacactaACTGAtcagctgtggtgattctacagttgctatggtaacacaacagctacagtaacTGATcagttgtgatgattctacactacggccagtttagttgatcagttcccctatagcgcatgtgtttggactgtgggggaaaccggagcacccggagaaaacccacaccaacacgggaagaacatgcaaactccacacagaaacacacactgacccagccgggactcgaaccagagaccttcttgttgtgaggccacagtgtaaAACTCTTAATATACTTCCCGACCCTGCGGAACAGTAATGCTGTATGAAGCAGTGGAGCTGATATGTCAGCAGTATGAGCCGTGCAGAACTCTGTCAGCTGTAACAGTGAGTGTGGTGTGGCAGTGTGTAGCAGTGTGTGGCAGTGTGTGGCAGTGTGTGGCAGTGTGTGGCAGTGTGTGGTGTTTCTATAGGGTGAGGCTTTCAGTAGAGCAGGCTCAGTGTTGACTAACCCAGGCCACTGCAGCTCTGTGTATGGAGATCATGAGCGGTTCCATTCAGAGGTTACGGCTTCTCCtgttcctgacacacacacacacacacacacacacacacacacacacacacacacacatctgcctgTAATGCTGCACGCTGAGGGCTGCTGAGGGGAggcgtgatgatgatgatgaagacccGCAGCTGAACTGGGCCTGCTGTGTGACGCAGGCATGCGGATACTGACTCCTGTGTGTCTCTGACAGATCCAGCAGTGCAGAGTCCAGCGCTCGTCCAGCATATCAGCAGCAGAGCGTCATCATAATCCTCAAGCCGGATCCAGGATTTACTGTCACATGACCCACAGCAGAGAGACACGCAGAGCAGAGACACATGACCATCAGAGAACACGCTACACACGCTAGCGGTCAAGCTAACACACAcgtcacacacaacaacacattaGCAGTCATGCtaatacacacactatacacgACAACAGGCTAGCGGTCAAACTAACACACAcgtcacacacaacaacacattaGCAGTCATGCTAATACACAcgtcacacacaacaacacattaGCAGTCAAGCtaatacacacactatacacgACAACAGGCTAGCGGTCAAACTAACACACAcgtcacacacaacaacacattaGCAGTCATGCTAATACACACGTCACACACAACACATTAGCAGTCATGCTAATACACACGTCACACACAACACATTAGCAGTCATGCTAATACACACGTCACACACAACACATTAGCAGTCATGCTAATACACAcgtcacacacaacaacacattaGCAGTCATGCTAATACACACGTCACACACAACACATTAGCAGTCATGcttatacacacactatacacgACAACACGCTAGCGGTCAAACTAACACACAcgtcacacacaacaacacattaGCTGTCATGCTAATACACACGCcacacacaacaacacattaGCAGTCATGCTAATACACAcgtcacacacaacaacacattaGCAGTCATGCTAATACACACGTCACACACAACACATTAGCAGTCATGcttatacacacactatacacgACAACACACTAGCGGTCAAACTATCACACACGTCACACACGACAACACATTAGCTGTCATGCTAATACACACGCcacacacaacaacacattaGCAGTCATGCTTATACACACGCcacacacaacaacacattaGCAGTCATGCTTATACACACGCcacacacaacaacacattaGCAGTCATGCTAATACACACGCTATACACGACAACACGCTAGCGGTCAAGCTAACACACACGTCACATACGACAACACATTAGCAGTCATGCTAATACACACGCcacacacaacaacacattaGCAGTCATGCTAATACACAcgtcacacacaacaacacattaGCAGTCAAGCtaatacacacactatacacgACAACAGGCTAGCGGTCAAACTAACACACAcgtcacacacaacaacacattaGCAGTCATGCTAATACACACGTCACACACAACACATTAGCAGTCATGcttatacacacactatacacgACAACACGCTAGCGGTCAAGCTAACACACACGTCACATACGACAACACATTAGCAGTCATGCTAATACACACGCcacacacaacaacacattaGCATTCATGCTAATACACACGCTATACACGACAACACGCTAGCGGTCAAGCTAATACACACGCTATACACGACAACACGCTAGCGATCAAGCTAATACACACGCTATACACGACAACACACTAGTGGTCAAGCTAATACACACGTCACACACGACAACACGCTAGCAGTCAAGCTAACACACACGTCACATACAACAACACATTAGCAGTCATGCTAATACACACGTCACACACGACAACACGCTAGCTGACATGCTAATACACACGGCACATACAACAACATGCTAGCGGTCATGCTAATAAACACTTCAGAAATGACAACATGCTAGCGGTCATGCTAATACATACGTCATACACAATAACACGTTAGCAGTCATGCTAATACACACATCACACACGGTAACACGCTAGCTGACATGCTAATACACACATCACACACGATAACACGCTAGCTGACATGCTAATTCACACATCACACATGATAACACGCTAGCGGTCATGCTGGAAACACACATCACGCATATGACAACATGCTAGCAGTCAAGCTAATACACACGTCCTGCATGGCACACTAGCAGTCATGCTAATACACAAGTCACACATAACAAAGCACTAGctgacatgctagtaacatgctttacagtgagtgtgtgtgtgtgtgtgtgtgtgtgtgtgtgtgtgtgtgtgtgtgtgtgtgtgtgtgtgtgtgcgtgcgtgcgtgcgagtgagtaagtgtgtgtgtgagagtgtgcatgtgtgtgcgtgtgtgtgtgtgcgtgtgtgtgtgtgtgtgtgcgtgcgtgtgtgtgtgtctcacaggGTGTGCTGTATCTGTACAGGTTGTCTCTGATGGTCTCCTGCAGCTGATGATCCACTGAGTGTTTCTGGAAACGCAGACTCAGGTAATACCTCAAGCCCTTCTTCAGCCTgcctcctgaacacacacacacacacatcatcatcatcatcatcaccatcatcaccaggTTATGCAgtatatgagtatgtgtgtgtgtttgtcaagaTAGGTTCAGGATTAGACACATGAACACACAggtaatggtgtgtgtgtgtgtgtgtgtgtgtgtgtgtgtgtgtgtgtgtgtgtgtgtgtgtgcgtgtgcgtgtgtgtgtgtcagatcatcatcatcacagtaaGTTAAGCAGTATCTGCTGCCCCCTCCTGCACACATTCAGCACTACAACAACAGCCCACAGCCCACAGCAGTGCATCGGTGTGTTCCAGCAGGAGCTCCTGTGCTGAACACACTCCTCCAGTGTCTGTGTGACTGCATAACTGAGAGCTCGATACTCCAGCGGATGTTGTCAGACTCTGAGCGGAGCCGCTGTGCTCAACACACTGTACTGTAACACAACACTGCTGCCtaatctgatcacacacacacacacacacacagcagcaggaTGTTGTGCGGATGTGTTGTTGACTCCGGTGTTTGCCGAGTGATGCAGGCCTGAGAGTGGAAACGGTTGCCGAGCAACAGTAACACTGACGATGATCTCAGGTGTGTGTGGGTTAGTGACTCACAGCAGATCTCCACCAATCAGAATCGACTTCAATCTGCAGCATGAGCGCCCAGTGCAGGGCTCAAACCCGACTCAGCTCAGCAGGTGTATGAGTGTATTGTGCAGTGTCTGGAGCTGAGCTGAGATTAAACTGACAGTGAAGGTGATGATGGCTCAGAGTCTGAGTGTGAACTACAGTAAAGACTGAACTCAGCTCAGGTGagggtcagagagagagagagggagctgcgccccctgctggacacACGGACAACTGAATACTGCACTCAGGAGAAGAGGAGCAGAACACACTGCTGAATTAACAGCACAGACATGATAATAAAGCTTACTGGGACAGGGGGATCTAGGGTTTGTATCTTGAGTTATGCTTTGATTCAACCTCCCAAACAAATGCCCTCAACATCAGACACTAACAGCGTTCGGGATGATTTaacatgtataaacacacacacacacacactcatgacagCAGACACACTGCACTCACACACGTGTCCAACTATTAGTCAAATATGAAATTTCACCATTCATTACTCATATGAAGGTGACAAGAAGCTGAAGCTGGAGTCATTTTACAGTCAAACACGCTGAATCCATCAATAATAAAGTAAACAGTGAGTGTTTACACGCGTTTAACATTCATATTCAGAGTCTGTGTTTAAGACTGAGGTGAATCTGACAGCGCTGAAACTCAGGCCAGCTGATTAATCCTGATTTCGCTTTAAAATAACATCGTTTCACTTCAACTTTGGCAGATTACTTGACTAAATAAAGGTAAACTGACTTCACTTTGACTCATTATTGCTGAAAACAGCACAGTGCAGTGCTTGTCTAGTCTAAAGCGTCTCGATGAAGAATGTGCATTTATTTAGACACCAGATAAACACTCTGGAGGTCAACTTTTCTGCAGTGTATCGAACATTACAGTACTTTACAGCGAATTAAAAAGTTTTTCAATCTAAACATTTGTTCAACCCAACTGCTGGGTTTGTTTATATGACCCAGCACTGAGTTAACCCAACGCATGAGTTTTAGATATGCTCGTTTACATGTGCTTTAATATGGCAGTCAGACAGAATAACTCAAGCATAAAGAGCAGCACAAGCCTGCATAAGTCGATCAGGATAACCCATAATCAAGTGTCTGAGCTGGGTCACTCACGGGCGGTGGCGGTGCGGATGCGCAGCGGGTCCCCGCAGATCTCCAGCAGCTCCAGCAGCGCGTACAGCGGCAAACCGGAGACCCGCAGACCCTGCAGCTCCAGCAGCAGCTCCGGGGGTGAAGATGAGCTCAGCGGCCGCACCCAGAGGAACTGCCCGCTCTCAGAGCCTCCAGACACGGCCAGCGGCAGACGCCCGCCCGCCCCGCGCCACACCGCGCTCTCCCGCTCCATCTCAGGTGAGTCTAACACTATCAgtagagtgagtgagtgagcgagtgtgtgtgtgtgtgtgtgtgtgtgtgtgtgtgtgtgtgtgtgtgtgtgtgtgtgtgtgtgtattttattatgaCATATCAGGCCACGCAGTTGTATAATGTGATGGATATGGCACAGGAGAAAGTGACTTATGAGGACATTACCCATGTGCCCATGTGTTAAAacgcttataaatcacacagctGTTCAGAGAACGTGAAACTGCACAGCTTCCTGTCAGGAtaatagaatatacagtctgtaaaaACATGGAAacttcacctgtgtgtgtgtgtgtgtgtgtgtgtgtgttatcagttGTACAGCGCACTGAGCCGCCTCACCCAGGTGTGTTTTCAACAGTCACTATAGTGGCCATGAATGTTCTCAGTCAGTCTCTCTCTTTGTGCTCACTCCCTGATTTATCCAGgctcgccacagcgtaatgaaccaccagttACTCTGGCATACATTTTATGtggcggatgccctcccagctgcaacccagcattgggaaacacacacacacacactttctctctcactcacacactctgCTCAGGTGAGTTGCCCTACAGTGTcctgcatgtgtttgtactgtgcgCACCCGGAGGAATCTTCAGGAGATGACTTCTGCTCATTATATT encodes the following:
- the LOC130233989 gene encoding membrane-associated guanylate kinase, WW and PDZ domain-containing protein 1-like produces the protein MERESAVWRGAGGRLPLAVSGGSESGQFLWVRPLSSSSPPELLLELQGLRVSGLPLYALLELLEICGDPLRIRTATARGRLKKGLRYYLSLRFQKHSVDHQLQETIRDNLYRYSTPCETHTHLLCRARTLFSIDTKEGLAADGARPCAVAGSSALLTSRQLIKRNDVCGVTRALKLTGFCPGPAPPALAHRGSRSPEPIHATLAFVVFC